The following proteins come from a genomic window of Pelagicoccus albus:
- a CDS encoding diaminopimelate decarboxylase, with translation MSQENFISRDLAEQIHSKVGTPCYVYSEAVLRDSASKVLAFPNAFGLTARYAMKASPNSNILRFFASMGLHFDASSGYEVRRAIAAGIEPQRISLSTQELPDDFVSLVESGISVNVCSLSQLKRFGQELPGEKVGLRINPGLGSGGTQRTNVGGPASSFGIWHEDLDQVKKLVEQYELNVFRIHSHIGSGSDPDVWIKVVGMNLALVDQFKSVTHLNLGGGYKVGRVEGEKTTDLQVIGEKMKAEFKEFAAKTGRKIHLEVEPGTYLVANGCSILSRVQDETSTGEEGYKFLKLDTGMTDNTRPSMYGAQHPMWVVPADNSRRGKEDYIVVGHCCESGDILTPKAGDPEALSPRTLKKARLGDYFVIGGAGAYCASMASKNYNSFPESPEVLVREGGRVAVIRERQPIEQIWANEVAVL, from the coding sequence ATGAGCCAAGAAAATTTTATCAGCCGCGATCTTGCGGAGCAGATTCATAGTAAAGTCGGAACACCGTGCTACGTTTACAGCGAGGCGGTTTTGCGGGATAGCGCTTCCAAGGTTTTGGCCTTCCCCAATGCCTTTGGATTGACCGCCCGCTACGCTATGAAAGCGAGCCCGAACTCGAATATCCTGCGCTTCTTCGCGTCCATGGGACTGCATTTTGATGCTAGCTCTGGCTACGAAGTACGTCGCGCGATCGCAGCGGGAATTGAGCCGCAGCGTATTTCTTTGAGCACTCAAGAGCTCCCCGATGATTTCGTTTCGCTGGTGGAGTCGGGAATTTCGGTCAACGTGTGCTCACTCAGCCAACTCAAGCGTTTCGGCCAGGAATTGCCGGGCGAAAAAGTCGGGCTGCGTATAAATCCGGGCCTCGGTTCCGGTGGAACGCAACGTACAAACGTGGGAGGCCCCGCGTCTTCCTTCGGCATTTGGCACGAAGACTTGGATCAAGTGAAGAAGCTCGTGGAGCAGTACGAACTTAACGTATTCAGAATTCACTCTCACATCGGCAGTGGCAGCGATCCGGATGTCTGGATTAAGGTGGTGGGCATGAATTTGGCCCTCGTTGACCAATTTAAGAGCGTTACTCATCTCAATCTGGGAGGAGGCTACAAGGTCGGCCGTGTAGAAGGCGAGAAGACGACTGATCTGCAAGTGATCGGAGAAAAGATGAAGGCCGAGTTCAAGGAGTTCGCAGCCAAGACCGGTCGAAAAATCCATCTCGAAGTGGAGCCTGGTACTTACTTGGTCGCCAACGGTTGCTCGATCCTCTCCCGCGTTCAGGACGAGACTTCAACCGGTGAAGAAGGCTACAAGTTCCTGAAACTGGATACAGGCATGACGGACAACACGCGTCCTTCGATGTACGGAGCCCAGCACCCGATGTGGGTGGTGCCTGCCGATAATTCCCGAAGAGGCAAGGAGGACTACATCGTAGTCGGCCACTGCTGCGAATCTGGTGATATCCTAACTCCGAAGGCAGGAGATCCAGAAGCTCTCTCTCCACGGACTTTGAAGAAGGCAAGATTGGGAGACTACTTTGTGATTGGCGGAGCGGGAGCCTACTGTGCTTCTATGGCCTCCAAAAACTATAATAGCTTCCCCGAATCCCCTGAAGTTCTTGTTCGAGAAGGAGGTCGAGTCGCGGTGATCCGCGAGCGTCAGCCAATCGAGCAGATTTGGGCGAATGAAGTAGCAGTCCTCTAG
- the menB gene encoding 1,4-dihydroxy-2-naphthoyl-CoA synthase: MSQAEWQSVNEYQDILYHKWNGIAKITINRPEKRNAFRPQTVSEMFHAFCDAREDQSIGVILLTGAGPHTDGKYAFCSGGDQSVRGHAGYVGDDGVPRLNVLDLQKLIRSIPKVVISLVAGYAIGGGHVLHVICDMTIAADNAIFGQTGPRVGSFDGGFGASFLARLVGQKKAREIWYTCRQYNAQEAVDMGLVNKVVPVEQLEEEGVQWALDVLQHSPTAIRLLKSSFNAELDGQAGIQELAGNATYLYYMTEEGTEGKRSFLEKRKPDFTKYPWMP; the protein is encoded by the coding sequence ATGTCTCAAGCAGAATGGCAATCCGTTAACGAGTACCAAGATATCCTCTACCACAAGTGGAACGGTATCGCTAAGATCACCATCAACCGTCCCGAGAAACGAAATGCGTTTCGCCCTCAAACGGTGAGCGAAATGTTTCATGCCTTCTGTGATGCGCGGGAAGATCAAAGCATTGGCGTTATTCTTCTGACTGGGGCGGGGCCTCACACGGATGGCAAATATGCGTTTTGCTCGGGAGGAGACCAGAGTGTCCGCGGTCATGCGGGTTATGTGGGAGATGATGGCGTGCCTCGCCTCAACGTGCTCGATTTGCAGAAACTGATCCGTTCCATCCCTAAGGTTGTTATCTCTCTCGTCGCAGGCTACGCGATTGGCGGAGGTCATGTCTTGCATGTGATCTGTGATATGACGATCGCGGCGGACAATGCCATTTTTGGCCAAACGGGTCCTCGCGTCGGAAGTTTCGACGGTGGCTTTGGAGCCAGCTTTCTGGCTCGGCTGGTGGGACAGAAAAAGGCCCGGGAGATTTGGTATACGTGTCGCCAATACAATGCGCAGGAAGCGGTCGACATGGGCTTGGTCAACAAGGTCGTGCCCGTGGAGCAACTTGAGGAAGAAGGCGTGCAATGGGCTCTCGATGTATTGCAGCACAGTCCGACCGCCATCCGTTTATTGAAGTCTTCCTTCAATGCTGAACTCGATGGCCAAGCTGGAATACAGGAACTCGCTGGCAATGCCACTTACCTCTATTATATGACGGAAGAGGGCACAGAGGGGAAACGGTCCTTCCTCGAAAAGCGTAAGCCAGACTTCACGAAGTACCCGTGGATGCCTTGA
- a CDS encoding RluA family pseudouridine synthase, translating to MSDPISWEVPEGVYKKRVDKLLSDAFAEHSRADFQRAFEADLVRVDGKPVAKNRRLSEGDLVEFAMPSVEKLDMSPIAMDLDILFEDEHMVVVNKPAGLVVHPGAGPDEPTLAHGLLHHCQGQLSGIGGIERPGIVHRLDRETSGIIMAAKTDVAHRALSELFQSRSLVKEYLALGCGAPELLSGTIERPIERNPNQRHKMRVGHEGRGRAREAKTDWNLVETFDEGYCLLRCRIHTGRTHQIRVHLKSIGHIILGDSVYGYRPLPKLSHQPERVMLHSCYLKFVHPITNEPLEIEAEPPEDFRSYLSGK from the coding sequence ATGAGCGATCCGATAAGTTGGGAAGTACCGGAAGGCGTCTACAAAAAGCGGGTCGATAAGCTGCTGTCCGACGCTTTTGCCGAACACAGTCGAGCCGATTTTCAGCGGGCATTCGAAGCTGATCTCGTACGTGTTGATGGAAAACCTGTGGCGAAAAATCGCCGCCTGTCGGAAGGCGATCTGGTCGAATTCGCTATGCCTAGCGTCGAAAAGCTGGATATGAGTCCGATCGCCATGGACCTCGATATTCTTTTCGAGGACGAACACATGGTCGTAGTCAACAAGCCAGCCGGATTGGTTGTCCATCCCGGGGCGGGACCAGACGAGCCTACGCTTGCTCACGGGTTGTTGCATCACTGCCAGGGGCAGTTGAGTGGGATTGGCGGCATTGAGCGTCCGGGGATTGTGCATCGCCTCGACCGTGAGACTTCAGGTATCATTATGGCAGCCAAAACGGATGTAGCCCACCGTGCTTTGAGTGAACTATTTCAGTCCCGCTCGCTCGTGAAGGAATATTTGGCTCTCGGTTGTGGCGCTCCCGAGCTTCTAAGCGGAACGATCGAACGCCCGATCGAGCGGAACCCAAACCAGCGACACAAGATGCGGGTTGGCCATGAAGGGCGTGGTCGGGCTCGAGAGGCCAAGACGGATTGGAATCTGGTTGAGACTTTCGATGAGGGCTACTGCTTGCTTCGCTGCCGAATTCATACCGGAAGGACGCATCAGATCCGCGTGCATTTAAAAAGCATCGGGCACATCATTTTGGGCGATTCTGTTTATGGTTACCGCCCATTGCCTAAGCTATCGCATCAGCCCGAGCGGGTGATGCTGCATAGCTGTTACCTTAAGTTTGTCCATCCGATCACAAATGAGCCTCTGGAAATCGAAGCGGAGCCTCCTGAGGATTTCCGGTCGTATCTGTCAGGTAAATAG
- a CDS encoding adenosine deaminase family protein — MALEGDELEAFIRRIPKTETHLHIEGALPYDLLHGMDSGRFPANPHFRSPSYRYPGFVEFENILLDHAVVWFNSAERYHEACKVMFDRMVSLNIKYVETSFHLHMIEFIGVDGRDILSAIKSAVPKELEVKVIGGMVRNGYSEKMQPILDNLHSWEELDGIDLHGQEWLELENWTPPIWEKCREAGKIVKCHAGEFGGPNKVYEAIDTLGSRRIQHGVRSVEDKELVKRLAGEGAVLDVCPLSNEKLQVFPSLEDHSLRELVDAGVTCTISTDDPLCFSNDILDEYRALAARLGFTKAELAQFAKNGFEHSRLDGEAKRKFISEIDSLLVS; from the coding sequence ATGGCTCTAGAAGGAGACGAACTGGAAGCGTTTATCCGCCGTATTCCCAAAACGGAGACGCACCTTCATATCGAAGGTGCCTTGCCCTATGATTTGCTGCACGGAATGGATAGCGGACGGTTTCCGGCCAATCCGCATTTCCGCAGTCCAAGCTACCGGTATCCAGGTTTTGTAGAGTTTGAAAACATCCTGCTCGACCACGCTGTGGTTTGGTTCAACTCCGCTGAAAGATACCATGAGGCGTGCAAGGTGATGTTCGATAGAATGGTGTCCTTGAACATCAAATACGTCGAGACCAGCTTCCATCTGCATATGATCGAGTTCATCGGAGTGGATGGCCGTGACATCTTGTCAGCTATCAAGTCTGCCGTTCCCAAGGAATTGGAAGTCAAAGTGATAGGCGGCATGGTTCGCAATGGATACAGCGAGAAGATGCAGCCGATCCTCGACAATCTCCACTCATGGGAAGAATTGGACGGAATCGATTTGCACGGTCAAGAGTGGCTCGAACTCGAAAATTGGACCCCTCCTATTTGGGAGAAATGCCGTGAGGCAGGTAAGATCGTGAAATGCCACGCGGGAGAATTTGGCGGGCCGAACAAGGTTTACGAAGCTATCGATACCCTTGGCTCTCGCCGTATCCAACACGGTGTTCGATCCGTGGAAGACAAAGAGTTGGTCAAGCGATTGGCAGGGGAAGGTGCCGTCTTGGACGTTTGCCCCTTGAGCAATGAGAAGTTGCAGGTTTTTCCATCCCTCGAAGACCATTCTTTGCGCGAGCTTGTGGACGCCGGGGTGACTTGCACAATCAGCACCGACGATCCACTTTGCTTCTCGAATGACATTCTCGACGAGTATCGAGCCTTGGCAGCACGTCTAGGGTTCACCAAGGCCGAATTGGCACAGTTCGCCAAAAACGGTTTTGAGCATTCCCGTCTCGATGGGGAAGCGAAGCGTAAGTTTATTTCCGAAATTGATTCTCTTCTCGTTTCATGA
- a CDS encoding aminopeptidase, producing MIDPRLSQLAKNLTRYSTNLREGERVLIDAFDVPDEIIVELIRSAREIGAIPYVNLNHARVNRELSLEATEESLRIQSAIELQRMKNMDAYIALRGSNNIFEASDVPSEQAQLVSQVMKPVLDWRVNKTKWCVLRWPTSAMAQQAMMSSEAFEDFFFKVCNLDYSKMKAGSEALESLMKKTDRVHLVGPGTDLKFSIKNIGAVACIGTHNIPDGEVFSCPVLETVEGVLQYNAPSVYQGVSFDDIRLEFKKGRIVNATSNNTKRLNEILDSDKGARYIGEFAIGFNPHIKEPMRDILFDEKIAGSFHFTPGQAYEDANNGNKSQVHWDMVCIQRPEYGGGEIWFDDTLIRKDGLFVIEELESLNPANLISK from the coding sequence ATGATCGATCCTCGCCTTTCTCAATTGGCTAAAAATCTTACGCGCTATTCGACCAATCTCCGCGAAGGAGAGAGGGTTTTAATCGATGCTTTTGACGTGCCAGACGAGATAATCGTGGAGCTAATCCGCTCGGCTCGCGAGATCGGAGCCATTCCGTATGTCAACTTGAACCATGCTCGGGTGAATCGTGAGCTGTCATTGGAAGCCACTGAGGAATCTCTTCGTATCCAGAGCGCTATCGAGCTGCAGCGTATGAAGAATATGGATGCCTACATCGCTCTGCGGGGATCGAATAATATCTTCGAGGCTTCCGACGTGCCAAGCGAACAGGCTCAACTCGTGTCTCAGGTTATGAAGCCGGTTCTTGATTGGAGAGTGAACAAGACCAAGTGGTGCGTCTTGCGTTGGCCGACTTCAGCCATGGCTCAGCAGGCCATGATGTCCAGCGAGGCCTTTGAAGACTTTTTCTTCAAGGTTTGTAATCTAGACTACTCGAAGATGAAGGCAGGCAGTGAAGCCTTGGAGTCGCTCATGAAAAAGACCGATCGTGTCCATTTGGTGGGCCCTGGAACGGACCTAAAGTTTTCCATCAAGAACATCGGAGCGGTCGCTTGTATCGGGACTCACAATATTCCAGATGGTGAAGTCTTTTCCTGCCCAGTACTCGAAACTGTAGAAGGCGTGCTGCAATACAATGCTCCGTCTGTGTATCAGGGAGTATCCTTTGACGATATCCGTCTGGAATTTAAGAAAGGCCGCATCGTCAATGCGACTTCCAACAATACCAAGCGTCTTAACGAGATCTTGGACTCGGACAAAGGTGCTCGCTACATCGGGGAATTCGCCATCGGCTTCAATCCGCATATCAAGGAGCCCATGCGGGATATTCTTTTCGACGAGAAGATTGCCGGTTCATTCCATTTCACTCCCGGACAGGCCTACGAGGATGCGAACAATGGAAACAAGTCTCAAGTCCACTGGGACATGGTTTGTATCCAACGACCCGAATACGGAGGAGGCGAGATCTGGTTCGACGACACCTTGATCCGCAAGGACGGACTGTTTGTAATCGAGGAGCTCGAATCCTTGAATCCTGCCAATCTAATCTCTAAGTAA
- the lpxK gene encoding tetraacyldisaccharide 4'-kinase, whose product MSSKSKRLLTQLEEFAVEVVNDRRRGKRAVAFKIFLRGLSFIFAGLVKLRFFLYRNRILKDQPLGCLVVVVGNLTVGGTGKTPVVEKFARSLQNRGRKVAILSRGYKSRDLKKETLKERLWRKYVTGGDPLPPKVVSDGEKVLLDSEWAGDEPFMLAKNLPGVVVLVDKDRVKSGTYAIKHFGCDTLILDDGMQYLPLKGRLNLLLVDKTNPFGNRKLLPRGILREPVRHLKRASYVFLTKSDGVPDPELEALIQRHNPGVDVIECTHQPQYLKEVNGDRRLELKDLKGRRIGAFSGIAVPQSFEGFLRNYGANLPYTRRFMDHHRFEEHELLSIAEEAKAAGLEFLVTTEKDAVRIPESIGFSVPLYYLRLEIEILRGADDFDEAVSRVCFTENVERKLTV is encoded by the coding sequence ATGAGCAGCAAATCGAAACGGCTGCTTACCCAGCTAGAGGAGTTCGCGGTCGAAGTCGTCAACGATCGCCGCCGAGGAAAGAGGGCGGTGGCGTTCAAGATATTCCTGCGAGGCTTGTCCTTCATATTCGCCGGTCTGGTGAAGCTGAGGTTTTTCCTCTACCGGAACCGTATCCTTAAAGACCAACCACTTGGTTGCTTGGTGGTCGTTGTTGGCAATCTAACCGTCGGCGGAACTGGCAAAACGCCGGTCGTGGAGAAGTTTGCCCGATCCCTGCAAAACCGAGGACGCAAGGTGGCGATACTGAGTCGTGGATACAAAAGCCGCGACCTAAAGAAAGAGACCTTAAAGGAACGGCTTTGGAGAAAGTACGTGACTGGCGGGGATCCTTTGCCTCCTAAGGTGGTGAGTGATGGCGAGAAGGTGCTGCTAGATTCCGAATGGGCGGGAGACGAGCCTTTCATGTTAGCCAAAAACCTTCCCGGAGTGGTGGTGCTCGTGGACAAGGATCGAGTGAAAAGCGGAACCTACGCTATCAAGCACTTCGGTTGCGACACGCTCATCCTTGACGACGGGATGCAGTACTTGCCGCTAAAGGGTAGGTTGAATCTTCTTCTAGTAGATAAGACCAACCCCTTCGGAAACCGGAAACTGCTCCCTCGCGGGATCCTTCGTGAGCCGGTTAGGCACCTGAAGCGTGCCTCCTATGTGTTTTTGACAAAATCTGATGGGGTGCCGGATCCGGAGCTTGAAGCCTTGATCCAGCGGCACAATCCCGGTGTGGACGTGATCGAGTGCACGCACCAACCTCAGTATCTGAAGGAGGTTAACGGCGATCGTCGTTTAGAGCTGAAAGACCTGAAAGGGAGAAGGATCGGAGCGTTCAGCGGAATCGCGGTACCGCAGAGCTTTGAGGGGTTTTTGCGAAATTACGGGGCGAACCTTCCTTACACGCGTCGGTTTATGGACCACCATCGTTTCGAGGAACATGAGCTTCTCAGTATCGCAGAAGAGGCGAAGGCGGCTGGTTTGGAGTTTCTAGTCACCACCGAGAAGGATGCGGTCCGCATCCCGGAGTCGATAGGTTTTTCCGTGCCGCTTTATTATCTGAGACTGGAAATCGAGATCCTTCGTGGAGCGGATGACTTCGACGAGGCGGTTTCGCGGGTCTGCTTTACCGAAAACGTCGAGCGAAAACTCACGGTCTAG
- a CDS encoding DNA topoisomerase III — protein sequence MKSLVIAEKPSVARDLCKAVGGKFDKHDEYFESEEYVITSAVGHIVELCMPEDYDKRDAFWRLANLPIIPEKFKLKPIEKTESKFKSIKKLMKRKDIDTVINACDAGREGELIFSYVYKLAKSKLPVKRLWMLSMTPASIRKAFTELRDGEEMQNLADAAQSRSEADWLIGINCTRGVTKRLYGSRAGNVAGVGRVQTPTLAIVVEREKQIAAFQPRAYWRLVGDFNVANGTYQGTYQKPDFKKGDDEHDRIDRIWSEEEAARIAALIEDNPVATVSEEKKKSRQASQRLYDLTTLQREANNRFGYSARRTLQLAQALYEKHKMITYPRTDSRALPEDYPDTVRSTLQNLESSIGEVAVRPLKNNWVNPSDRRVFNNKQISDHFAIIPTPESYKKLNDDEAKIYDMIARRFISIFYPSAEFAVTTRISEVQGLNFKTEGKVLVSPGWLEVYGKSVTVAGVDDTLPALSEQDGDPPKAQLESYETLSEETKPPPRYTEATLLSAMEGAGKLVEDDELADAMKEGGLGTPATRAQIIERLIAERYIERDRRALCPTPKAETLLDFLSCINAEALTKPELTGEWEYKLHKIEDGELDRTTFIKDIVEMTKKVVDGIKNFEEKDEDLLPSPLKSPIDQQPLFESMRAYKTKGDDKENGFAIYKIIGNRKMEIEELQELLEKGKVGPIDNFRSKAGKPYSANLFLDPETRRVKFDFGNGDDSGDGSVDFSSMTPVAKCPRTGGDVFETPAAYVVRVMENDKETTPIRVSRKILDREIPLDQMMKLLENGKTDLLEKFWSKRTKRPFDAYLTLQPNGQTKFEFPPRAAKKAAKKAAKKTAKKGVKKTIKKAAKKAVKSE from the coding sequence ATGAAGTCCCTTGTCATCGCGGAAAAGCCGAGCGTAGCTCGCGACCTTTGCAAAGCAGTAGGCGGAAAATTCGACAAGCACGACGAGTACTTCGAAAGCGAGGAATACGTTATCACCTCCGCCGTCGGCCACATCGTCGAACTGTGCATGCCAGAGGACTACGACAAGCGTGACGCTTTCTGGCGCTTGGCAAACCTTCCCATCATTCCCGAGAAGTTCAAACTCAAGCCGATCGAGAAGACGGAGTCGAAATTCAAGTCGATCAAGAAGCTGATGAAGCGAAAAGACATCGACACCGTCATCAACGCTTGTGACGCCGGTCGCGAAGGTGAGCTGATCTTTTCTTACGTCTACAAATTGGCCAAATCCAAACTGCCAGTGAAGCGCCTTTGGATGTTGTCAATGACGCCAGCTTCCATCCGGAAAGCGTTTACTGAACTACGCGACGGAGAAGAGATGCAAAACCTCGCCGATGCAGCCCAGTCACGCTCTGAGGCGGATTGGCTGATTGGAATCAATTGCACCCGAGGAGTCACCAAACGCCTTTACGGCTCTAGAGCTGGCAATGTTGCGGGCGTGGGCCGCGTGCAAACTCCAACTCTAGCCATCGTGGTGGAGCGGGAAAAGCAAATCGCCGCCTTCCAACCTCGCGCCTATTGGCGTCTGGTCGGAGACTTCAACGTCGCAAATGGCACCTACCAAGGCACCTACCAGAAACCCGATTTCAAGAAGGGAGACGACGAGCATGATCGCATCGACCGGATTTGGTCGGAGGAAGAAGCCGCTCGAATCGCTGCTCTAATAGAAGACAATCCGGTAGCCACAGTTTCCGAGGAGAAGAAAAAATCCCGCCAAGCGTCTCAGAGGCTCTACGACCTGACCACCCTCCAGCGTGAGGCGAACAATCGCTTTGGCTATTCTGCCCGCCGCACTTTGCAACTCGCTCAGGCACTGTACGAGAAGCATAAGATGATCACTTATCCTCGTACGGATTCGCGGGCTCTGCCGGAGGACTATCCAGACACGGTTCGCAGCACTCTTCAAAACCTTGAATCAAGCATCGGAGAGGTCGCAGTTCGTCCCCTTAAAAACAACTGGGTAAATCCTTCGGATCGACGCGTTTTCAATAACAAGCAAATCTCCGATCACTTTGCGATTATTCCGACTCCGGAATCATACAAGAAGCTCAACGACGACGAGGCCAAGATTTACGACATGATCGCTCGTCGTTTTATCTCGATCTTCTATCCGAGCGCCGAATTTGCCGTTACGACCCGTATTAGCGAGGTCCAGGGACTAAACTTCAAAACCGAAGGTAAGGTGCTCGTCTCGCCAGGCTGGTTAGAAGTTTACGGAAAAAGCGTTACTGTGGCGGGAGTCGACGATACCTTGCCTGCACTCTCGGAACAAGATGGGGATCCTCCTAAAGCCCAACTCGAGAGCTACGAAACCCTCTCGGAAGAGACCAAGCCACCTCCACGCTACACGGAAGCCACCCTACTCTCCGCCATGGAAGGAGCTGGCAAGTTGGTCGAAGACGACGAACTGGCCGACGCCATGAAAGAAGGCGGGCTCGGAACTCCAGCCACCCGAGCTCAGATTATCGAACGCCTCATCGCGGAACGCTATATCGAGCGAGATCGAAGAGCGCTTTGCCCAACGCCAAAAGCCGAGACCTTGCTAGACTTCCTGTCCTGCATAAATGCGGAGGCTTTGACGAAGCCAGAGCTCACGGGCGAATGGGAATACAAGTTGCACAAGATCGAAGATGGTGAACTCGATCGCACCACCTTTATCAAAGACATCGTCGAAATGACCAAGAAGGTCGTCGATGGTATCAAGAATTTCGAAGAAAAAGACGAAGATCTCCTGCCTTCACCTTTGAAGTCCCCCATAGATCAGCAACCTTTGTTCGAGTCCATGCGCGCCTACAAAACGAAGGGCGACGACAAGGAAAACGGTTTCGCGATCTACAAGATTATCGGAAACCGCAAAATGGAGATCGAAGAACTCCAAGAGCTTCTCGAAAAAGGGAAAGTCGGCCCGATTGACAACTTCCGTTCCAAGGCCGGCAAGCCCTACAGCGCGAACTTGTTCCTGGATCCGGAAACACGTCGCGTAAAATTCGATTTCGGAAATGGCGACGATTCAGGCGACGGATCAGTCGATTTCTCAAGTATGACTCCTGTCGCAAAATGCCCTCGCACAGGTGGAGACGTTTTCGAGACACCTGCTGCCTATGTCGTACGGGTCATGGAAAACGACAAGGAAACCACCCCGATTCGAGTCAGCCGCAAAATCCTCGATCGAGAAATTCCTCTCGATCAAATGATGAAGCTGCTGGAAAACGGTAAGACCGACTTGCTCGAAAAATTCTGGTCTAAGCGTACTAAGCGTCCATTCGACGCGTATTTGACCTTGCAGCCAAACGGACAAACCAAATTCGAATTTCCTCCAAGAGCCGCAAAAAAGGCCGCCAAAAAAGCGGCCAAGAAAACGGCAAAAAAAGGAGTGAAGAAGACCATCAAGAAGGCTGCCAAAAAAGCGGTTAAAAGCGAGTAG